One window of the Myxococcus virescens genome contains the following:
- a CDS encoding endonuclease/exonuclease/phosphatase family protein: MSRPLPSASRDRKRLRAAALLAALLSLSACEGRETPPGPNEPCVGAACGPQQPPDTALEGSVRIAAFNVQRLFDTVCDSDACGGSNYEALPTPSEFGLQADRLASAISRLNADVVLLAEVETQASLDALTSRLPRFGYSELGETGAAASVDVAVLSVHPITDVRGHRERTLWRPDGSATRFSRELLEVHLDVDGKKVIVFSAHFRSKSNDDAGRRFAEAVAARDIVAGAAQAAPDALVVLGGDLNDVPGSEPITALERDDALLRVSSDRPASETWTYTYHGDHQAIDHLYLARGGGSYVPGSFRTARDPRGGYGGSDHAAVYADFLPAP, translated from the coding sequence ATGTCACGCCCCCTTCCCTCTGCGTCGAGGGACCGCAAGCGCCTCCGCGCCGCGGCCCTGCTGGCCGCCCTCTTGTCGCTGTCCGCCTGTGAGGGGCGTGAAACACCACCGGGGCCGAATGAACCGTGTGTCGGGGCTGCTTGTGGACCACAGCAACCGCCCGACACCGCGCTCGAAGGCAGCGTGCGCATCGCGGCCTTCAACGTGCAGCGGCTCTTTGACACGGTGTGCGACTCCGATGCGTGCGGCGGCAGCAACTATGAGGCGCTGCCCACCCCCTCCGAGTTCGGTCTCCAGGCGGACCGGCTCGCGTCCGCCATCTCGCGACTGAACGCCGACGTGGTGCTGTTGGCGGAGGTGGAAACCCAGGCCTCGCTCGACGCGCTCACGTCACGGCTCCCCCGCTTCGGCTATTCGGAGCTGGGCGAGACGGGCGCCGCGGCGTCCGTGGACGTGGCCGTCCTCTCCGTCCACCCCATCACCGACGTCCGCGGGCATCGGGAACGCACGCTGTGGCGCCCGGATGGCTCCGCCACCCGGTTCTCCCGCGAGCTGCTGGAGGTCCACCTGGACGTGGACGGGAAGAAGGTCATCGTCTTCTCCGCGCACTTCCGCTCCAAGTCCAACGACGACGCCGGGCGCCGCTTCGCCGAGGCCGTGGCGGCGCGGGACATCGTCGCGGGCGCGGCCCAGGCGGCTCCGGACGCGCTGGTCGTCCTTGGGGGAGACCTCAACGACGTACCGGGCTCGGAGCCCATCACCGCGCTGGAGCGCGACGACGCGCTGCTGCGCGTCTCCAGCGACCGGCCAGCCAGCGAAACGTGGACGTACACCTACCACGGCGACCACCAGGCCATTGACCACCTGTACCTGGCGCGCGGCGGGGGCTCGTATGTGCCCGGCTCGTTCCGTACGGCGAGGGACCCACGGGGCGGCTATGGCGGGTCGGACCACGCCGCCGTGTACGCGGACTTCCTGCCCGCGCCCTGA
- a CDS encoding YceI family protein, translating to MTVSTWNIDASHSSVLFVARHMVVARVHGRFERFSGILRVNPEQPTQGEVEMSVETASIYTGSSDRDAHLRSPDFLDAEAAPKLTFRSTRIEPAGGASFRLLGDLTIRNVTQPVAFDARHIGTSKDPWGNSRLIYSARTTVNRTDYGIRWNKTLDNGGWLVSEKIDLELDIQAIPATA from the coding sequence ATGACTGTCAGCACCTGGAACATCGACGCTTCCCACTCGTCCGTCCTCTTCGTCGCGCGCCACATGGTGGTGGCGCGCGTCCACGGTCGCTTCGAGCGTTTCTCCGGAATCCTCCGCGTGAATCCCGAGCAGCCCACTCAGGGTGAAGTCGAGATGTCCGTGGAAACGGCGAGCATCTACACGGGCTCGTCAGACCGGGACGCGCACCTGCGTTCACCGGACTTCCTCGACGCCGAAGCGGCGCCCAAGCTCACCTTTCGCAGTACCAGGATTGAACCCGCGGGCGGTGCCAGCTTCCGGCTCCTGGGCGACCTCACCATCCGCAATGTCACGCAGCCGGTGGCCTTCGACGCCCGGCACATCGGCACGTCGAAGGACCCGTGGGGCAACTCGCGGCTCATCTACTCGGCGCGCACCACCGTCAACCGCACCGATTACGGCATCCGCTGGAACAAGACGCTCGACAATGGCGGCTGGCTCGTCAGCGAGAAGATCGATCTCGAGCTCGACATCCAGGCCATTCCCGCCACGGCCTGA
- a CDS encoding B12-binding domain-containing radical SAM protein yields the protein MRIAVIATYTHPTRLRLKEPSIMQSSVPELIAGLCPPHAEVEIFNEKERDIPMDRHWDLVFFSYLHSFYEHTKVLSTLFRQRGMTTVAGGRHASYFPDDAQQYFDAVITGEPEANVPALIEDFEKGQLQPRYQRPPLGPAAIRPYRYDLIDFTHNKLRLPGIEASRGCPFSCNFCVLTGNERYRYRPVAHVIDEIQQHMHWNPNFMGLMDDAFVFLDNNLGGSPKYLRELCEALIPLKKTWGCALTFNVLKDESLVKLMAKAGCRYVYTGLESLNPDSIKAMNKGQNKLSEVDAVIRRVFSAGILLSFGLIVGSDGDTNAYLEKLPEYLSDLQYFSVTFLGIVCPYPETPFFRELQAENRLLPGTVSRDYDGYTLCHRPKNLDPSEVVEHFHRLCAQLGSLPNIARHYWSKLTMSDMPRYKQTILFSGPEIVSIRNPVKNTARRYVAGQDALEYWDTQQMAQLGLQPQRLT from the coding sequence ATGCGGATTGCCGTCATCGCCACGTACACGCACCCCACCCGGCTGCGCCTCAAAGAGCCCTCCATCATGCAGTCCTCCGTGCCGGAGCTCATCGCCGGCCTGTGCCCCCCGCACGCGGAGGTGGAGATCTTCAACGAGAAGGAGCGCGACATCCCGATGGACCGCCACTGGGACCTCGTCTTCTTTTCCTATCTGCACTCCTTCTACGAGCACACCAAGGTGCTCTCCACCCTCTTCCGCCAGCGAGGCATGACGACGGTCGCCGGCGGCCGCCACGCCAGCTACTTCCCGGACGACGCCCAGCAGTACTTCGACGCCGTCATCACCGGCGAGCCCGAGGCCAACGTTCCCGCGCTCATCGAGGACTTCGAGAAGGGCCAGCTCCAGCCGCGCTACCAGCGCCCGCCGCTGGGCCCCGCCGCCATCCGGCCCTACCGTTACGACCTCATCGACTTCACCCACAACAAGCTGCGCCTGCCCGGCATCGAGGCCTCACGCGGCTGCCCTTTCTCCTGCAACTTCTGCGTCCTCACCGGCAACGAGCGCTACCGCTATCGCCCTGTCGCCCACGTCATCGACGAAATCCAGCAGCACATGCACTGGAACCCCAACTTCATGGGGCTGATGGATGACGCCTTCGTGTTCCTCGACAACAACCTCGGTGGCTCACCGAAATACCTGCGCGAGCTGTGCGAAGCCCTCATCCCGCTCAAGAAGACGTGGGGCTGCGCCCTCACCTTCAACGTCCTCAAGGACGAGTCGCTGGTGAAGCTGATGGCCAAGGCGGGCTGCCGTTACGTCTACACCGGCCTGGAGTCCCTCAACCCCGACTCCATCAAGGCCATGAACAAGGGCCAGAACAAGCTGAGCGAAGTGGACGCGGTCATCCGCCGCGTCTTCTCCGCCGGCATCCTGTTGTCCTTCGGCCTCATCGTGGGCTCGGACGGAGACACCAACGCGTACCTGGAGAAGCTCCCCGAGTACCTCTCCGACCTCCAGTACTTCTCCGTCACGTTCCTGGGCATCGTCTGCCCCTATCCGGAGACGCCCTTCTTCCGCGAGCTCCAGGCGGAGAACCGCCTGCTGCCAGGCACCGTGAGCCGCGACTACGACGGCTACACGCTCTGCCACCGTCCCAAGAACCTGGACCCATCCGAGGTGGTGGAGCACTTCCACCGGCTCTGCGCGCAACTCGGCAGCCTGCCCAACATCGCCCGGCACTACTGGTCCAAGCTCACGATGAGCGACATGCCCCGGTACAAGCAGACCATCCTCTTCTCCGGGCCCGAAATCGTGAGCATC
- a CDS encoding ATP-binding protein, with translation MNMADDGRGQRAPGAGTFRGQPVASGQAVTRSGDVSEDPGNWGDPPPGHRAARPPNGPTRPGPMPNMGVGRPPPGKNGQHRPVPTAAAPVMNGKAPGPVAPREPDGAVVRPTPTKTLNELDELRNQAHTGPQVDPELAAAVGFTHFDVTSSQDNLITVLLTREDLHLLASQTLVRVRSREDNRAYLGVVVRGPFAEPNAVPANSTMAIGVVTHGKKLAYTFDYHGRAEIEIVGEEVEGTLKPPRFRPRPQSPVFLLDEAESARVLGVGGDMCLGLVVGYEKMEARLNPRDKSILPRHTGIIGTTGGGKSTTVATLIHRAQADGIATIVFDVEGEYTHVDQPTDHAAMLEALKRRGQRPQGVKDLHIHHLTGRDSLNPRHRNKHSFSLKFSSLSPYALAEILDMSDAQQERFLKAYDVTKLLLEDFNIYPQTEEERRQVLDVDELSTGFPHMTIDHVLDVVSAYIYSLSDEGKSETRGRSRATPRKQASLLEENDDAEADPDVTAKAPSRGLMLRTEFKSNFGRVMARVMAQSSRHEISWKALASKLHRLRRLGIFDVGHEQGVDYESMLTPGRVSVIDLSDTDSPQLNNLVIADILRGLQEAQERRYERANAKDQSVTPVLIIIEEAHEFLSANRIAQMPVLFEQVAKIAKRGRKRWMGLVFVTQLPQHLPNEVLGLINNFVIHKIADSSVISRMQKTAGSIDESLWNRVSRLAPGQALVSFSNFTRPLMVAVDPAPVKRLLVE, from the coding sequence ATGAACATGGCTGACGACGGCAGGGGGCAACGCGCGCCGGGTGCCGGAACTTTCCGGGGGCAACCCGTCGCATCAGGACAGGCTGTGACCCGGTCGGGTGACGTGTCGGAGGATCCAGGCAATTGGGGCGATCCACCGCCCGGCCACCGCGCGGCGAGGCCCCCCAACGGTCCCACACGGCCCGGCCCGATGCCGAACATGGGCGTAGGCCGGCCGCCGCCCGGGAAGAATGGACAGCACCGCCCTGTCCCCACGGCGGCAGCCCCCGTCATGAATGGCAAGGCCCCTGGGCCCGTGGCTCCGCGGGAGCCTGACGGTGCGGTCGTTCGACCGACCCCCACCAAGACGCTGAACGAGCTCGACGAACTCAGGAACCAGGCCCATACCGGTCCCCAGGTGGATCCAGAGCTGGCAGCGGCGGTGGGATTCACCCACTTCGACGTCACCTCCAGCCAGGACAACCTCATCACCGTGTTGCTCACGCGCGAGGATTTGCACCTGCTCGCGTCGCAGACGCTGGTCCGGGTGAGGTCGAGGGAGGACAACCGCGCCTACCTGGGCGTCGTCGTGCGGGGCCCCTTCGCGGAACCGAACGCGGTGCCCGCCAACTCCACCATGGCCATTGGCGTGGTCACCCACGGCAAGAAGCTGGCGTACACATTCGACTATCACGGGCGCGCGGAGATTGAGATTGTCGGAGAGGAAGTCGAAGGCACGCTGAAGCCTCCCCGCTTCCGGCCCCGGCCGCAGAGCCCCGTCTTCCTGCTCGACGAGGCGGAGAGCGCTCGCGTGCTGGGCGTCGGCGGCGACATGTGCCTGGGGCTGGTGGTCGGGTACGAAAAGATGGAGGCCCGGCTCAATCCCCGGGACAAATCCATCCTCCCACGCCACACGGGCATCATCGGAACCACGGGCGGCGGCAAGTCCACCACGGTGGCCACGCTCATCCACCGAGCCCAAGCGGATGGCATCGCGACCATCGTCTTCGACGTGGAGGGTGAATACACGCACGTGGACCAGCCCACCGACCATGCCGCCATGCTCGAGGCGCTCAAACGGCGAGGCCAGCGTCCGCAGGGCGTCAAGGACTTGCACATCCACCACCTCACCGGGCGAGACAGCCTCAATCCGCGGCACCGGAACAAGCACTCGTTCTCGCTCAAGTTCTCCAGCCTGTCTCCGTACGCGCTCGCGGAGATTCTCGACATGTCGGACGCACAGCAGGAGCGGTTCCTCAAGGCCTACGACGTCACCAAGCTCTTGCTCGAGGACTTCAACATCTACCCGCAGACGGAAGAGGAGCGCCGCCAGGTCCTCGACGTGGACGAATTGTCCACGGGCTTTCCGCACATGACCATCGACCACGTGCTGGACGTGGTCAGCGCGTACATCTACAGCCTCAGTGACGAAGGCAAATCGGAGACGCGTGGCAGGTCACGCGCCACCCCTCGGAAGCAGGCGTCCCTGCTCGAGGAGAACGACGACGCGGAGGCCGACCCGGACGTCACTGCCAAGGCGCCATCGCGCGGACTGATGCTGCGCACCGAGTTCAAGAGCAACTTCGGCCGCGTCATGGCGCGCGTCATGGCCCAGAGCAGCCGGCACGAAATCAGCTGGAAGGCCCTGGCCAGCAAGCTCCACCGGCTGCGGCGCCTGGGCATCTTCGACGTGGGTCACGAGCAAGGCGTGGACTATGAGTCCATGCTCACACCCGGGCGCGTTTCCGTCATCGACCTGTCAGACACGGACTCACCGCAGCTCAACAACCTGGTCATCGCAGACATCCTGCGAGGCCTCCAGGAGGCGCAGGAGCGACGCTACGAGCGGGCCAACGCGAAGGACCAATCCGTCACGCCGGTCCTCATCATCATCGAAGAGGCCCACGAGTTCCTCTCCGCGAACCGCATTGCCCAGATGCCCGTGCTCTTCGAGCAGGTGGCGAAGATCGCCAAGCGGGGCCGCAAGCGCTGGATGGGGCTCGTCTTCGTCACCCAGCTTCCGCAGCACCTGCCCAACGAGGTGCTGGGCCTCATCAACAACTTCGTCATCCACAAGATCGCCGACAGCTCTGTCATCTCGCGCATGCAGAAAACCGCGGGCAGCATCGACGAGAGCCTCTGGAACCGGGTGTCACGGTTGGCCCCCGGTCAGGCACTGGTGTCGTTCAGCAACTTCACCCGGCCGCTGATGGTCGCGGTGGACCCCGCACCGGTGAAGCGGCTGCTGGTGGAGTGA